A single region of the Bacteroides luhongzhouii genome encodes:
- a CDS encoding lamin tail domain-containing protein, with the protein MKVYQAFAFLSIFIILFYNCSLPADDEEKGDLEGEDTITPDLPWEGEMDKFTINSKEGIHLNDPQEDAGTAYVTIPSTSVKNTRWEFGVHLTFNPSANNYARFYLTSSSNILSGNLNGYYIQIGGAKDNVTLYRQNGDQSKLLASGRELMKGDSSPKLYIKVECDNNGYWTFWTRRESENEYVKEKQIKDTDIQTSHYCGIYCIYTKTRCKGFTFHHIQLSNNVETDTTPDETPDNPGTDLPDNPDTPELPEDVRGMLLFNEIMYNNATDGAEYIEIYNPGEKAISLPALYLYKMYESGTVYSTTTLYKENSSAPLTIPSKSYLCFTKYTGKVIQKHKVNGENLIEISKFPTLNNDGGYLALSCSEKPEKGQTFDTCRFRDEMHDTDNKRTTGISLGKKSPELSSLNKNWRSSKHVTGGTPGIKNI; encoded by the coding sequence ATGAAAGTTTACCAAGCATTTGCTTTCCTAAGTATCTTCATCATATTGTTCTATAATTGTTCGCTCCCTGCTGATGACGAAGAAAAGGGAGATTTGGAAGGAGAAGACACTATCACGCCCGACCTTCCCTGGGAAGGAGAGATGGACAAATTTACCATCAATTCTAAAGAAGGAATCCATCTGAATGATCCACAGGAAGACGCCGGAACAGCTTATGTCACCATTCCTTCCACTTCTGTAAAAAATACCCGTTGGGAATTTGGAGTTCATCTTACCTTCAACCCTTCCGCCAACAATTATGCACGATTTTATCTGACTTCTTCCTCAAACATTCTTTCCGGTAATTTAAACGGTTATTATATTCAGATAGGAGGAGCAAAAGATAATGTAACTCTTTATCGTCAAAACGGAGACCAATCTAAACTACTGGCCTCGGGAAGAGAGTTGATGAAAGGAGACTCTTCACCAAAACTATATATAAAAGTAGAATGTGACAATAATGGTTACTGGACTTTTTGGACACGACGTGAATCCGAGAATGAATACGTAAAAGAAAAACAAATAAAAGATACCGATATACAAACTTCTCACTATTGCGGTATATACTGCATTTATACCAAAACCCGCTGTAAAGGATTCACATTTCATCACATACAGCTATCTAATAACGTAGAAACGGACACTACACCTGATGAAACACCTGATAATCCCGGAACAGATCTACCGGACAACCCTGACACTCCCGAATTACCGGAAGATGTAAGAGGTATGCTTCTTTTCAATGAAATAATGTATAACAATGCTACTGATGGTGCAGAATATATAGAAATCTACAATCCGGGAGAAAAAGCAATTAGTCTGCCAGCTCTCTATCTATATAAAATGTATGAAAGCGGCACCGTATACAGCACCACAACTCTTTACAAGGAGAATTCCTCCGCTCCCCTCACCATTCCATCCAAAAGTTATCTTTGCTTCACCAAATACACCGGTAAGGTCATTCAAAAACATAAAGTAAATGGAGAGAACCTGATAGAAATATCCAAATTCCCGACTCTTAATAACGACGGAGGCTATCTGGCACTCTCTTGTAGCGAGAAACCGGAGAAAGGACAAACTTTTGATACTTGTCGTTTTAGAGATGAGATGCACGATACTGACAACAAAAGGACAACCGGCATTTCACTTGGAAAGAAATCACCGGAGTTGTCTTCACTCAATAAGAATTGGCGTTCCTCCAAGCATGTCACCGGAGGCACACCGGGAATAAAAAACATATAA
- a CDS encoding DUF4876 domain-containing protein, protein MKQLAYILLLMTFLTTGSCTDIDKDNPYDNQLHTLQVNAVYPDEYSDYLREGVIVKIEDIDRGNSYTSKTDKNGTVRFSLTKGIYRIQISDKAEQDIFNGLADKVKLVNGDLALNLPLVHSRSGDIVIKEIYCGGCTKLPFEGNYQSDKYMILHNNTSETQYLDGLCFGSLDPYNSQATNVWVTQDESTGATIFPDFLPVAQCVWQFGGTGQTFPLAPGEDAVVVICGAIDHAAQYPQSVNLNKPGYFVCYNPVYFWNTLYHPAPGDQITPDHYLNVVIKTGQANAYTFSVFSPATVLFKAKDTTIQDFVSQADNVIQKPGSTVDRIVKVPVDWVLDAVEIYYGGSSNNMKRMPPSVDAGYVTQSALYDGRTLYRHTDEEASREAGYEILEDTNNSSSDFYEREKQSLHE, encoded by the coding sequence ATGAAGCAACTAGCATACATATTATTACTGATGACATTCCTCACCACAGGAAGTTGTACAGACATTGACAAGGACAACCCTTACGATAACCAACTGCATACGCTTCAAGTAAATGCAGTATATCCGGACGAATACTCAGATTATCTCCGAGAAGGAGTTATCGTAAAAATCGAAGATATAGACCGGGGGAATTCGTATACGTCAAAAACAGATAAAAACGGAACAGTCCGTTTCAGCCTGACCAAAGGCATATACCGCATTCAGATAAGTGATAAAGCGGAGCAGGATATCTTCAACGGATTGGCAGACAAGGTGAAACTTGTGAATGGAGACCTCGCCCTCAATCTGCCACTGGTGCACTCCAGGTCCGGTGACATTGTTATCAAGGAGATTTATTGCGGGGGATGCACCAAGCTACCGTTTGAAGGCAACTATCAGTCAGACAAATACATGATTCTACACAACAACACCTCCGAGACACAATATCTCGATGGTTTATGCTTCGGCTCACTCGATCCTTATAACTCGCAGGCAACCAATGTATGGGTAACACAGGATGAATCGACTGGAGCTACCATCTTTCCGGACTTTTTACCTGTGGCACAGTGTGTCTGGCAGTTCGGAGGTACGGGACAGACATTCCCTTTGGCTCCTGGCGAAGATGCCGTAGTTGTTATCTGCGGAGCTATCGACCACGCAGCGCAATACCCCCAATCGGTCAATCTGAACAAACCCGGATATTTCGTTTGTTATAATCCCGTATATTTCTGGAATACATTGTATCACCCCGCACCGGGCGACCAGATAACGCCAGACCATTATCTGAATGTTGTGATAAAAACAGGACAGGCAAATGCTTATACTTTCTCTGTATTTTCTCCTGCCACTGTCTTGTTTAAGGCAAAAGACACTACCATACAAGATTTTGTATCGCAGGCAGACAATGTTATTCAAAAACCCGGAAGCACAGTAGACAGGATTGTTAAAGTACCGGTCGACTGGGTATTAGACGCAGTAGAAATATACTATGGAGGTTCTTCCAATAATATGAAACGTATGCCGCCTTCTGTCGATGCGGGTTATGTTACTCAAAGTGCGCTATATGACGGACGAACCCTGTACCGCCATACCGATGAAGAAGCCTCTCGTGAAGCAGGCTATGAAATACTGGAAGATACCAACAACTCTTCCTCGGACTTTTATGAAAGAGAAAAACAATCCCTGCATGAGTAA
- a CDS encoding ABC transporter ATP-binding protein: MEQIIECNNLTHYYGKRLIYENLSFTVPKGRILGLLGKNGTGKTTTINILSGYLKPRSGECRIFGQEIQTMAPALRRNIGLLIEGHVQYQFMTITEIEKFYAAFYPGQWKKEAYYELMNKLKVAPGQRISRMSCGQRSQVALGLILAQNPELLVLDDFSLGLDPGYRRLFVDYLRDYARSEGKTVFLTSHIIQDMERLVDDCIIMDYGKILIQKPIAELLEKGRRYTFTIPEGYELPASDDFYHPSVMRNQLETFSFLQPAETEAKLKSMSVPYTDLHCEQVNLEDAFIGLTGKY, translated from the coding sequence ATGGAACAAATTATCGAATGTAACAACCTGACGCACTACTATGGCAAACGGTTGATTTACGAAAACCTTAGTTTCACAGTGCCTAAAGGACGTATCCTGGGACTATTGGGAAAGAACGGTACGGGCAAAACCACAACTATCAATATCTTGAGCGGTTACCTGAAACCCCGTTCGGGAGAATGCCGCATCTTCGGACAGGAGATACAAACAATGGCACCGGCTCTGCGCCGCAATATCGGACTGCTCATCGAAGGTCATGTGCAATACCAATTCATGACCATCACCGAAATAGAAAAATTCTACGCAGCCTTCTACCCCGGCCAGTGGAAAAAAGAAGCGTACTACGAACTGATGAATAAACTGAAAGTAGCTCCCGGACAACGTATCTCACGTATGTCCTGCGGACAGCGCTCTCAAGTAGCTCTCGGACTTATCCTTGCACAAAATCCGGAACTTCTGGTACTGGACGACTTCTCACTCGGACTCGATCCCGGCTACCGCCGCCTGTTTGTCGACTATCTCCGCGACTACGCCCGCTCGGAAGGAAAAACCGTCTTTCTGACTTCACATATCATTCAGGATATGGAACGTCTCGTTGACGACTGCATTATTATGGACTACGGAAAGATACTGATTCAGAAACCAATCGCCGAATTACTGGAAAAAGGACGTCGCTACACCTTCACTATACCCGAAGGTTATGAACTTCCTGCATCGGATGATTTCTACCATCCTTCTGTCATGCGGAACCAGTTGGAGACTTTCTCCTTCCTGCAACCGGCAGAAACAGAAGCCAAACTGAAATCAATGTCAGTGCCCTACACAGACTTGCACTGTGAACAAGTGAATTTGGAAGATGCCTTTATCGGGCTCACCGGGAAATACTGA
- a CDS encoding DUF6850 family outer membrane beta-barrel protein: protein MSNMKRIYITCLFLYVASTVSAQSYDLVERRNPWNAGANVTGIMVDSTTVSYAELYGRNNHGDFHNYYEADKLWNAGAIAKSITHLKSYSLTGSFSFDHTSGRNMSGSMFIHPGFYPVDILEFTPGRKDLQTYAFMGGIAKDIAPCWRIGGKIDFTSANYSKRKDLRHTNYRLDLKVAPSIMYHSDDYAIGFSYIFGKNSESVKAEEIGTAATSYYAFLDKGLMYGAYETWEGSGIHLNESGMNGFPIKELSHGAAAQFQWKAFYVDVEYSHSSGSAGEKESIWFKFPANRVTSHLSYRFSKGNAAHFLRLNLTWSRQFNNENVLGRETSNGITTTHVYGSNRIFERSVFSVQSEYEFIAPRRELRFGANVSSLKSLTTQMFPYSVSQTMTCGRIYLAGTFHTKLFDLKTSGIFSAGDYTEKSKTVKTESEAGEPPYRLTEYYNLQNEYATAPRLTFEVGLRYKFYRGIYAEIQAEYTHGFNLKYIAGANRWNETIKLGYTF, encoded by the coding sequence ATGAGTAATATGAAACGAATATATATAACTTGTCTTTTCTTGTACGTGGCATCCACAGTCTCGGCACAATCTTACGATCTTGTGGAACGGCGTAATCCTTGGAATGCCGGAGCAAACGTTACCGGAATAATGGTGGACAGTACCACCGTTTCCTATGCTGAACTATATGGCAGGAATAATCATGGCGATTTCCACAATTATTACGAAGCTGATAAGTTATGGAACGCAGGTGCAATAGCAAAGTCTATCACACATCTAAAAAGCTATTCTCTGACAGGTTCATTTTCGTTTGATCACACTTCCGGTAGAAATATGAGTGGTTCTATGTTCATTCATCCGGGATTCTACCCGGTAGACATACTGGAATTTACTCCCGGCCGGAAAGATTTACAGACTTATGCTTTCATGGGAGGTATAGCCAAAGACATTGCCCCCTGTTGGCGTATAGGCGGAAAAATAGACTTTACCTCCGCCAACTACTCGAAACGTAAAGATCTGCGGCATACCAATTATAGACTAGACTTAAAAGTAGCTCCAAGTATAATGTATCATTCGGATGACTATGCCATAGGATTCTCTTACATTTTTGGCAAGAACAGTGAATCGGTCAAAGCAGAAGAAATCGGCACCGCTGCTACATCGTACTATGCCTTCTTGGACAAAGGACTAATGTACGGTGCGTATGAGACATGGGAAGGCAGCGGAATTCATCTGAATGAATCGGGTATGAATGGATTTCCTATTAAAGAACTATCTCACGGAGCAGCCGCTCAATTCCAATGGAAGGCTTTTTATGTAGATGTGGAATACAGCCATTCATCAGGTTCGGCTGGAGAAAAGGAAAGCATCTGGTTCAAATTCCCGGCCAATCGGGTCACTTCACACTTGAGCTATCGTTTCTCAAAAGGAAATGCAGCACACTTCCTACGGTTAAATTTGACTTGGTCACGCCAATTTAATAATGAAAATGTATTAGGTCGGGAAACTTCCAACGGAATAACGACTACTCATGTTTATGGTTCTAACCGCATTTTTGAAAGAAGTGTCTTTTCTGTCCAATCCGAATATGAGTTCATAGCCCCCCGGAGAGAACTACGCTTTGGCGCGAATGTGTCATCATTGAAAAGTCTGACTACACAGATGTTCCCCTACTCCGTTTCACAGACCATGACATGTGGGCGTATATACCTTGCCGGCACATTCCACACCAAACTGTTTGATCTGAAAACTTCCGGTATTTTCTCTGCCGGAGATTATACGGAGAAGAGTAAAACAGTTAAAACTGAATCAGAGGCGGGTGAACCTCCGTACCGATTGACAGAGTATTATAATCTACAGAACGAATACGCAACAGCCCCCCGACTAACGTTTGAAGTTGGACTCCGATACAAGTTTTATCGAGGAATCTATGCAGAAATCCAAGCCGAATATACACATGGTTTCAACCTTAAATACATAGCAGGAGCAAATCGGTGGAATGAAACCATCAAACTAGGATATACATTTTAA
- a CDS encoding FISUMP domain-containing protein, with translation MKKYLMFMLAAALFASCSDDDKLPKEDETPGDTNFEEHDGYFVYYGETYKTIKLANGTTWMAEPLRYVPEGYTPSSDPTADAHIWYPYQLTGVTDKITATGAEALTDENSIKKLGYFYDIYAALGGKEVTAENCYEFESAQGICPKGWHIPTRAEFLDLCGLAKGGQGESDTTKEDALFYDKEYSGGNMSKYNAAGWNYVLSGVRMQSTFAATPTYQLTTFYSGNTTSETLEKYKGQPALTYIMSSTCYAPLYLDKTDPTKLTNIQFFTQMTTFTKSYPEGRINVPYISIKSGQQLRCVKDQAAN, from the coding sequence ATGAAAAAGTACTTAATGTTTATGCTCGCAGCAGCACTCTTCGCATCTTGTAGTGATGATGACAAATTACCGAAAGAAGACGAAACACCAGGTGATACTAATTTTGAGGAACATGATGGATATTTCGTCTATTATGGAGAGACTTATAAAACAATCAAACTTGCTAACGGAACGACTTGGATGGCAGAACCATTACGTTATGTGCCGGAAGGATATACGCCGTCAAGTGACCCGACAGCTGACGCTCATATTTGGTATCCGTATCAACTTACTGGAGTTACAGATAAAATTACAGCTACCGGTGCAGAAGCTTTAACCGATGAGAACTCTATAAAAAAGCTAGGCTATTTCTATGACATATATGCGGCACTTGGCGGTAAGGAAGTGACGGCTGAGAATTGCTATGAGTTTGAAAGCGCTCAAGGTATCTGTCCTAAAGGGTGGCATATTCCTACCCGTGCCGAATTCCTTGATTTATGTGGTCTTGCTAAAGGAGGTCAAGGCGAAAGTGATACGACTAAAGAAGATGCTCTTTTCTATGACAAGGAATATAGTGGAGGAAATATGAGTAAATACAACGCTGCGGGCTGGAACTATGTTCTATCAGGTGTGAGAATGCAAAGTACTTTTGCCGCTACACCTACATATCAGTTAACAACGTTCTATTCAGGTAATACAACATCAGAAACTTTAGAAAAATATAAAGGACAACCGGCTTTGACATATATTATGTCTTCTACCTGTTACGCGCCACTTTATCTAGACAAGACAGATCCAACAAAACTAACCAATATCCAGTTCTTCACCCAAATGACAACATTTACAAAAAGCTATCCCGAAGGACGCATCAACGTTCCTTATATCAGCATTAAATCAGGTCAGCAACTCCGTTGTGTAAAGGACCAAGCCGCTAATTAA
- a CDS encoding PepSY-associated TM helix domain-containing protein yields MKWSSNIRKWSRLIHRDLSFFFSGMVLIYAISGIVMNHRDTINPNFSITRKEYKIAEKLPDKAGMSKEKVLTLLEPLGETGNYTKYYFPKTDVMKVFLKGGSNLLVNVKTGEAVYESVTRRPLIGAMSRLHYNPGQWWTYFADIFAIALIIITLSGIIMLKGNKGIIGRGGIEIIVGILIPILFLFFF; encoded by the coding sequence ATGAAGTGGAGTAGTAACATCCGTAAATGGAGTCGGCTCATACACCGTGACCTGTCATTTTTCTTTTCCGGAATGGTATTGATATATGCCATTTCCGGAATTGTAATGAATCACCGCGACACGATTAATCCGAACTTCTCCATCACACGGAAAGAATATAAAATAGCGGAAAAGCTACCTGATAAAGCTGGAATGAGTAAAGAGAAAGTACTTACTCTACTGGAACCGTTAGGAGAAACCGGCAACTATACCAAATATTACTTCCCGAAAACGGATGTAATGAAAGTATTCTTGAAAGGCGGTTCCAACCTCCTGGTAAACGTGAAGACAGGAGAAGCGGTATATGAATCTGTCACCCGTCGCCCGCTTATCGGAGCAATGTCCCGTTTACATTACAATCCGGGACAATGGTGGACTTACTTCGCGGATATTTTCGCTATCGCCCTTATTATCATTACTCTCTCCGGCATCATCATGCTGAAAGGGAACAAGGGCATTATCGGCAGAGGAGGAATAGAAATCATTGTCGGAATCTTGATTCCCATTCTTTTCCTTTTCTTCTTTTGA
- a CDS encoding DUF4857 domain-containing protein codes for MRRFSTILLYVTIAFLLLWQLPWCYNFFIVKPEKTPFTLYSFVIGDFAQMGQEEGKGTVRRDLAGNIYSEAAFDSILPMFYFRQLMSDERFPDTIQGIAVTPKMVQTENFNFRSVPSDINTPSIGLYPLMESMSGRVDLKMPDDVFRITSKGIEFIDMATNSVKEDKSLQFTEAMTKKDFRFPATEIVGNPTVKKEYDEGYLLLDADRRLFHLKQVKGRPYVRAITLPEGLTLEHLYLTEFRNKKTLAFMTDVNNAFYVLQNRTYEIVKTGIPAFDPKTDALTIIGNMFDWTVRVTTPASDNYYALDANDYSLIKKLENKSNVHSMPGITFTSYTDKYVMPRFE; via the coding sequence ATGAGACGTTTCAGTACCATACTATTATATGTAACCATCGCTTTTCTGCTTCTTTGGCAGTTGCCTTGGTGTTACAATTTCTTTATCGTAAAGCCGGAAAAGACTCCCTTTACCCTGTATAGTTTCGTAATTGGCGATTTCGCCCAGATGGGACAAGAAGAAGGGAAAGGAACCGTGCGCCGCGACCTTGCAGGAAACATTTATTCGGAAGCTGCTTTCGACAGCATCCTGCCTATGTTTTATTTCCGCCAGTTGATGTCTGATGAGCGTTTTCCGGATACCATTCAAGGAATCGCAGTGACTCCCAAAATGGTGCAGACGGAAAACTTCAACTTCCGTAGTGTACCTTCGGATATAAACACGCCTTCTATCGGACTTTACCCGCTGATGGAATCTATGTCAGGACGTGTAGACCTGAAAATGCCGGATGACGTATTCCGTATCACCTCCAAAGGGATCGAATTTATCGACATGGCTACCAACAGCGTGAAGGAAGATAAAAGCCTTCAGTTTACCGAAGCTATGACTAAGAAGGATTTTCGTTTTCCGGCAACGGAGATCGTAGGAAATCCGACAGTAAAAAAGGAGTATGACGAAGGTTATCTTCTGTTGGACGCAGACCGTCGTCTGTTTCATCTGAAACAGGTGAAAGGACGTCCGTATGTCCGTGCCATCACCTTGCCTGAAGGACTGACATTAGAACATCTGTATCTGACCGAGTTCAGAAACAAAAAGACACTTGCTTTTATGACCGATGTCAACAACGCTTTCTATGTGTTGCAGAACCGGACATATGAAATCGTAAAAACTGGGATTCCGGCATTTGATCCAAAAACGGATGCGCTCACCATCATCGGTAATATGTTCGACTGGACAGTCCGCGTGACAACTCCGGCTTCAGACAATTATTACGCATTGGATGCCAACGATTATTCGTTGATAAAGAAGTTGGAAAACAAATCGAACGTTCATTCCATGCCAGGTATTACGTTCACATCTTACACTGATAAATATGTAATGCCACGCTTCGAATAA